From Acinetobacter suaedae, one genomic window encodes:
- a CDS encoding type 1 glutamine amidotransferase: MKSHLRVHYFQHIAGEGFGSCYEFLKAHKAKITATEFFALPVDLPLELEALPRVDEVDLLIIMGGTMSVNDEANYPWLRLEKRWLRRYLAAGKPAIGLCLGGQLIANALGAAVSRNPHQELGWMDVGRASHIPETCFQFPERINILQWHSETFEIPKGAVHLAENKVCRNQMYQIGRNVLGFQFHPEMTPQALELLIENEEEMAIFDGEYVQPISELKRTLKSRFEQGNQLLNRAIEYVVGA, translated from the coding sequence ATGAAGTCGCATTTAAGAGTGCATTATTTTCAGCACATCGCCGGTGAGGGTTTTGGAAGTTGTTATGAATTTCTAAAGGCACATAAAGCAAAAATTACAGCAACAGAGTTCTTTGCTTTGCCTGTGGATTTGCCTCTTGAATTAGAAGCATTACCACGTGTAGATGAGGTGGATTTGCTCATTATCATGGGCGGAACCATGAGTGTGAATGATGAAGCCAATTACCCTTGGTTGAGGTTGGAGAAGCGTTGGTTGCGTCGCTATTTGGCAGCTGGAAAGCCTGCTATTGGTTTATGTTTGGGGGGGCAGCTGATTGCAAATGCTTTAGGTGCTGCCGTAAGCCGAAATCCTCATCAAGAGTTAGGGTGGATGGATGTTGGTCGTGCTTCGCATATTCCAGAAACATGCTTTCAATTTCCTGAACGGATCAATATTTTGCAGTGGCATAGTGAAACTTTTGAAATCCCCAAGGGAGCAGTGCATTTAGCGGAAAATAAAGTTTGTCGAAACCAAATGTATCAAATTGGGCGTAATGTGCTTGGTTTTCAGTTTCATCCAGAAATGACGCCACAAGCATTGGAGTTGTTAATTGAGAATGAAGAGGAAATGGCAATTTTTGATGGTGAGTATGTTCAACCTATATCTGAGCTAAAAAGGACGCTAAAAAGTAGGTTTGAACAAGGTAATCAGTTGCTAAATCGAGCAATAGAGTATGTTGTAGGTGCTTAA
- a CDS encoding helicase HerA-like domain-containing protein — MNTPIVIAKKTTDTTQDIVLHSKFANRHGLIAGATGTGKTVTLKVLAESFSRLGVPVFLADAKGDVSSLAQAGSSNPKFEERLSLLKIDDIPFAASPVIFWDLFAQQGHPIRTTISEIGPLLLAQMLNLNDTQEGVLSAVFRIADDQGLLLIDFKDLKSMLSYVSENASALKAEYGNLSPASLGAIQRNLLALGDQGGEQFFGEPSLNILDFIQTDTNGHGYINILAADKLMNTPKLYATFLLWMLSELFEQLPEVGDVDKPKLVFFFDEAHLLFDNASPALQQKIEQVVRLIRSKGVGIYFITQNPLDLPESVLGQLGNRVQHALRAFTPKDQKAVKTAADTFRANPEFKVDQAITELAVGEALISCLDEQGTPQIVERGWVMPPYSSFSPITPEERQVIIAQSIVAGIYDQAVDRDSAYEMLQKKVLQLSQQKEADALAKQQEKEQDALAKQQAKEQERFAREQQRAAEKAQRDREKLTQDIVGTFAKSAARSLGGSTGQKIVRGLLGSLFGK, encoded by the coding sequence ATGAATACACCCATCGTTATTGCTAAAAAAACCACAGATACCACACAAGATATTGTTCTACATTCTAAATTTGCCAACCGACATGGTTTGATTGCAGGCGCAACTGGAACGGGTAAAACAGTCACCCTAAAAGTACTGGCAGAAAGTTTTTCTCGCCTTGGTGTGCCTGTATTTCTTGCTGATGCTAAAGGTGATGTCTCGAGTCTTGCCCAAGCCGGTTCGAGCAATCCTAAATTTGAAGAACGCCTTAGCCTACTCAAAATCGACGACATCCCATTTGCAGCATCACCAGTCATTTTTTGGGATTTATTTGCTCAGCAAGGACACCCCATTCGCACCACCATCTCTGAGATTGGTCCCTTATTATTAGCTCAAATGCTCAACCTTAATGATACACAAGAAGGCGTGCTTTCAGCAGTTTTCCGGATTGCAGATGATCAAGGTTTATTATTAATTGACTTTAAAGATTTAAAATCAATGTTGAGCTATGTGAGTGAAAATGCGTCGGCACTCAAAGCTGAATATGGCAATCTCTCCCCTGCGAGCCTCGGTGCTATTCAACGCAACTTATTAGCGCTTGGTGATCAAGGCGGCGAACAATTCTTTGGTGAACCAAGTCTAAACATTTTGGACTTTATTCAGACCGATACGAACGGTCACGGCTATATCAACATTTTAGCTGCTGATAAGCTCATGAACACACCGAAGCTATATGCTACTTTTTTACTTTGGATGTTATCTGAGTTGTTTGAACAACTCCCAGAAGTTGGAGATGTAGACAAGCCCAAACTGGTTTTCTTCTTTGATGAAGCACATTTACTCTTTGATAATGCCAGCCCAGCTTTGCAACAAAAAATTGAACAAGTGGTGCGTTTAATTCGCTCAAAAGGTGTCGGAATTTATTTTATTACTCAAAATCCACTCGATTTACCAGAGAGTGTACTTGGGCAATTGGGTAACCGCGTTCAACACGCTTTACGTGCATTCACACCAAAAGATCAAAAAGCAGTCAAAACAGCAGCAGATACATTCCGTGCCAATCCAGAGTTTAAAGTTGATCAGGCCATTACCGAGCTTGCTGTGGGTGAAGCACTCATCAGCTGCCTCGACGAACAAGGAACACCACAAATTGTTGAACGCGGCTGGGTGATGCCACCTTATTCCTCCTTTAGCCCAATTACACCGGAAGAACGCCAAGTTATCATTGCACAGAGTATTGTTGCAGGAATTTATGATCAAGCCGTTGATCGAGACAGCGCTTATGAAATGCTACAAAAGAAAGTCTTGCAACTATCTCAACAAAAAGAAGCCGATGCCTTAGCAAAACAACAGGAAAAAGAACAGGATGCTTTAGCTAAACAACAAGCCAAAGAACAAGAGCGTTTTGCACGAGAGCAACAGAGAGCAGCTGAAAAAGCACAACGCGATCGAGAAAAGCTCACACAGGATATTGTTGGCACTTTCGCAAAAAGTGCCGCACGTAGTTTAGGCGGCAGCACTGGTCAAAAGATTGTCAGAGGTTTACTCGGATCTTTATTTGGAAAATAA
- a CDS encoding TonB-dependent receptor family protein: MKNRSFLKNPIVMSGLLFGGFAPMLHAETEQERKTVVLPTIQVIGSQDDAVSKIPGAAVIVDQEQIQQFVPTSTEDILKRVSGVYVKPEEESAVVANIGMRGISSADYKTLILEDGVPVAPGLFVGNGRYYNPRVQRMDSIEVLKGSSALRYGPSNIGGVINYRTKQPQDGALVDVSIGSWETYKTTVELGGSSPNKDSNFGAILSWAKSDGFMDKGYEMKDAVIKAGTAIGDNQWLGVKFTHYENDANISYRGQFLGEYHAKKKNNPAPDDWYLTERNSFDINHRWNINADTELQTLVYWSEMNRDYWRYGINGAASQAAGRWIYTDSVNGNNRTFERIGAETRLVAKHTLFNIPSEAEVGLRLMNEKMDDVTINAKRATPRTGTIAKDTKDSAKSVALYAQNRLDITDQLSVTPGLRVERYEQQREDKQKSESVKTSNTEVMPGLGFTFQLVPAVQLYGSVYKAFSPALNGDSLSGMKDQKLDAETAVSWEFGLRGQQDIFKYELTAFRMDFDNQIIPANSNSDFQTTNGGKTFNQGLEGAISVELENGFDMFANVTWVADAEFKGDRFNKNGTLKSKDGDRVPYTPEWVANLGFGYTYAGLRTQLSANYTGSQFTDDLNTKPITENTSGFFTGKINGYTTVDFTSRYTLNDQVEFYGAVKNLEDKRYIASLRQGIYVGPERSFEAGVRYRF; encoded by the coding sequence ATGAAAAACCGTTCTTTTCTAAAAAATCCAATCGTGATGAGTGGCTTATTGTTTGGTGGCTTTGCACCTATGTTGCATGCTGAAACTGAGCAAGAACGCAAAACGGTGGTGTTACCCACTATTCAGGTGATTGGTTCACAAGATGATGCTGTCTCAAAAATTCCTGGTGCTGCTGTGATTGTGGATCAAGAACAGATTCAACAGTTTGTTCCAACATCGACAGAAGATATTTTAAAGCGTGTTTCGGGCGTATATGTGAAACCTGAGGAAGAATCTGCTGTTGTTGCAAACATTGGTATGCGCGGTATTAGCTCAGCTGATTACAAAACCTTAATTTTAGAAGATGGGGTGCCTGTTGCACCGGGCTTATTTGTCGGAAATGGTCGTTATTACAATCCACGTGTACAACGTATGGATAGTATTGAGGTGCTAAAAGGTTCTTCGGCATTGCGTTATGGACCATCGAATATCGGTGGTGTGATTAACTATCGTACTAAGCAACCTCAAGATGGTGCTTTAGTTGATGTATCGATTGGATCTTGGGAAACCTATAAAACCACAGTTGAACTCGGTGGTAGTTCTCCAAATAAAGACAGCAATTTTGGCGCAATTTTAAGTTGGGCGAAAAGCGATGGTTTCATGGACAAAGGCTATGAAATGAAAGACGCTGTGATCAAAGCAGGCACGGCGATTGGTGATAACCAATGGTTAGGTGTTAAATTTACCCATTATGAGAATGATGCCAATATTTCATATCGTGGACAGTTCTTGGGTGAATATCACGCCAAGAAAAAGAACAACCCAGCACCAGATGACTGGTATTTGACAGAACGTAATTCATTCGATATTAACCACCGTTGGAATATCAATGCGGATACAGAACTTCAGACTCTAGTGTATTGGAGTGAAATGAATCGTGATTACTGGCGTTATGGCATTAATGGAGCAGCTTCGCAAGCAGCTGGTCGTTGGATCTATACGGACAGTGTGAATGGTAATAACCGTACATTTGAACGTATTGGTGCTGAAACCCGTTTAGTTGCAAAGCATACTTTATTCAATATTCCAAGTGAGGCTGAAGTTGGTCTACGCTTGATGAATGAGAAGATGGATGATGTAACCATCAATGCAAAGCGTGCAACACCACGTACAGGCACGATTGCTAAAGACACTAAAGATTCAGCAAAAAGTGTTGCATTATATGCTCAGAATCGTTTGGATATAACGGATCAATTATCAGTCACACCAGGACTTCGTGTTGAACGCTATGAACAACAACGAGAAGATAAACAAAAGAGTGAATCGGTCAAAACTTCAAATACTGAAGTGATGCCTGGTCTGGGATTTACTTTCCAATTAGTTCCAGCAGTACAGCTCTATGGTAGTGTATACAAAGCATTTTCTCCTGCTTTGAATGGCGATTCCCTCAGTGGTATGAAAGATCAAAAACTGGACGCGGAAACTGCGGTTAGTTGGGAGTTCGGTTTAAGAGGACAGCAAGATATCTTTAAATATGAGTTGACTGCTTTCCGAATGGATTTTGACAATCAAATCATCCCTGCGAACAGTAACTCTGATTTCCAAACAACTAATGGTGGTAAGACTTTTAACCAAGGTCTTGAGGGTGCGATTAGTGTTGAGTTAGAAAACGGTTTTGATATGTTTGCTAATGTAACTTGGGTTGCCGATGCTGAATTTAAGGGTGACCGTTTTAATAAAAATGGCACGCTTAAATCAAAAGATGGTGATCGTGTACCATACACACCAGAATGGGTTGCAAATCTTGGTTTTGGTTATACTTATGCTGGTTTGCGTACTCAGCTGAGTGCAAATTACACGGGCTCTCAATTTACTGATGATTTGAATACTAAGCCAATTACAGAAAACACGTCAGGTTTCTTTACGGGTAAAATCAATGGTTATACGACTGTTGATTTTACCTCTCGCTATACACTCAATGATCAAGTTGAGTTCTATGGTGCAGTAAAGAATTTAGAAGATAAGCGCTATATTGCGAGCTTACGCCAAGGTATCTACGTAGGTCCTGAACGTTCGTTTGAAGCTGGTGTTCGCTATCGTTTCTAA
- the rplD gene encoding 50S ribosomal protein L4 yields the protein MNLKTVSGSAVELSEVAFGREFNEALVHQVVTAYLAGGRQGTRAHKSRADVSGGGKKPFRQKGTGRARAGSIRSPIWVGGGKTFAARPQDWSQKVNRKMYRGAMQCILAELVRQERLVLVEEFAVAAPKTKELLAKLNDLNATRALIITDAVDENLYLAARNLPHVDVVDATAIDPVSLIAFDKVVMSVAAAKKIEVELG from the coding sequence GTGAATTTAAAAACTGTTTCCGGCTCTGCTGTTGAATTGTCTGAAGTTGCTTTCGGACGTGAATTTAACGAAGCTCTTGTACACCAAGTTGTTACAGCTTACTTAGCTGGTGGTCGTCAAGGTACTCGTGCTCACAAATCACGTGCAGATGTTTCTGGCGGTGGTAAAAAGCCATTCCGTCAAAAAGGTACTGGTCGCGCTCGTGCGGGTTCTATTCGTAGCCCTATCTGGGTTGGTGGTGGTAAAACTTTTGCTGCTCGCCCACAAGATTGGTCTCAAAAAGTAAACCGTAAGATGTATCGCGGTGCAATGCAATGTATCTTAGCTGAACTTGTTCGCCAAGAACGCCTTGTATTAGTTGAAGAGTTTGCTGTTGCAGCTCCAAAAACTAAAGAATTGCTTGCAAAACTTAACGACTTGAATGCAACTCGTGCATTGATCATTACAGATGCTGTAGATGAGAACTTGTATCTTGCAGCACGCAACCTTCCACATGTTGATGTGGTTGATGCTACTGCTATTGATCCTGTTAGCTTGATCGCATTTGATAAAGTTGTAATGTCTGTAGCTGCTGCTAAGAAAATTGAGGTAGAACTCGGATGA
- a CDS encoding RrF2 family transcriptional regulator, with product MQLNKFTDYALRILMYVARPSDVPYTIADIAKDLHVSQNHLVKVVHFMGKQQWLVTIRGKGGGLRLNPEAKSLRLGDIVRTLQGHQQIVECNTPPCVLRSHCGLKGILDQALESFYQSLNQYTLGEVIQHGILPSSKHSNIEFLELIQKA from the coding sequence ATGCAACTCAATAAATTTACTGATTATGCGCTTAGAATTTTGATGTACGTTGCTCGCCCAAGTGATGTACCTTATACAATCGCAGATATTGCAAAAGACTTGCATGTTTCCCAAAATCATTTGGTTAAAGTGGTTCATTTCATGGGAAAACAACAGTGGCTCGTCACGATTCGTGGGAAAGGAGGCGGTCTTCGCCTCAATCCTGAAGCAAAGAGCCTCAGGCTAGGTGATATCGTACGCACGTTACAAGGCCATCAGCAAATCGTTGAATGCAATACCCCACCCTGTGTTTTACGCTCACATTGTGGACTCAAAGGAATTTTAGACCAGGCGCTAGAAAGTTTTTATCAAAGCCTAAATCAATATACGCTTGGCGAGGTCATACAGCACGGTATTCTTCCATCTTCGAAGCATTCAAATATTGAGTTTCTAGAGCTCATTCAAAAAGCATAA
- the rpsJ gene encoding 30S ribosomal protein S10 has product MSNQRIRIRLKSFDHRLIDQSAQEIVETAKRTGAQVCGPIPMPTRIERFNVLTSPHVNKDARDQYEIRTYKRLIDIVQPTDKTVDALMKLDLAAGVDVQIALG; this is encoded by the coding sequence ATGTCTAACCAGAGAATTCGTATCCGTTTGAAGTCTTTTGATCATCGTTTGATTGATCAATCTGCTCAAGAGATCGTAGAAACCGCTAAGCGTACTGGCGCACAAGTGTGTGGTCCAATCCCGATGCCTACTCGCATCGAGCGCTTCAACGTTCTTACTTCACCACACGTCAATAAAGACGCTCGTGATCAGTACGAAATCCGCACTTATAAACGTTTGATCGATATCGTTCAACCAACAGATAAAACTGTTGATGCATTGATGAAGTTAGATCTTGCTGCTGGTGTTGATGTTCAGATCGCTTTGGGTTAA
- a CDS encoding PLP-dependent transferase: MTTHKNRQTLLIHAPRQAPQYIETIQPPLFRASTIIFKSTAHLFDRHWTDAYDYSYGTHGTPTTFTLADNIAQIEGGRYCLLAPSGLSAINLVNSAVLSKDDEVWVADNIYGPNLEHLKNLQERYGITVRIYNPIDAGSFQPTEKAKLIWLEAAGSVTLEFPDLKNLVKKAQQANVLTALDNTWGAGLAFNAFDFSDEHLSVDITVHALTKYPSGGGDILMGSVVTRDQALHHKLFRIHAIQGISISGDDTAQIQRSLAHMSLRYDQQTQNALTVLTWLKQQPQFAQVLHPSLPDSAGHVFWKEICTTDKSAGLVSVIFKPEYDLAAIRKFCDHLQLFKLGFSWGGPVSLVMLYDLKTMRSLKNTHLQQGLLVRFCIGLEHAQDLIQDIQNALKQLE; the protein is encoded by the coding sequence ATGACTACACATAAAAATAGACAAACTCTTCTCATTCATGCACCACGCCAAGCCCCTCAATACATCGAAACTATACAACCTCCCCTATTTCGTGCATCCACGATTATTTTCAAATCCACAGCGCACCTTTTTGATCGTCACTGGACCGATGCCTATGACTATAGTTATGGCACACATGGCACACCAACAACATTCACCTTAGCCGATAATATTGCTCAAATTGAAGGTGGTCGATATTGCTTACTTGCACCCAGCGGCCTATCTGCGATTAATCTCGTGAATAGTGCAGTATTAAGCAAAGACGATGAAGTCTGGGTCGCCGATAATATTTATGGCCCCAATTTAGAACATTTAAAAAATCTACAAGAGCGCTACGGCATCACCGTTAGAATTTATAATCCTATTGATGCTGGTAGTTTTCAGCCAACCGAGAAAGCTAAATTGATTTGGCTAGAAGCAGCAGGCTCTGTCACCTTGGAGTTCCCAGATCTAAAGAATCTTGTGAAAAAAGCCCAACAAGCCAACGTACTGACTGCACTGGATAATACTTGGGGCGCAGGTCTTGCATTTAATGCTTTTGATTTTTCAGACGAACACCTTTCGGTGGATATCACAGTTCACGCCTTAACCAAATATCCAAGTGGCGGTGGTGACATATTAATGGGTTCAGTTGTGACACGTGATCAAGCTTTACACCACAAATTGTTCCGTATACATGCTATCCAAGGAATTTCCATTTCAGGAGACGATACTGCTCAAATCCAACGCAGCTTGGCACACATGTCCTTAAGGTACGACCAACAAACTCAAAATGCCCTGACCGTACTCACATGGTTAAAGCAACAACCTCAATTCGCCCAAGTACTCCATCCAAGCCTTCCAGACTCTGCTGGCCATGTATTTTGGAAAGAAATTTGCACTACAGACAAAAGTGCAGGTCTTGTCAGCGTCATCTTTAAGCCTGAATATGATCTCGCTGCGATTCGGAAATTTTGCGACCACTTACAACTATTCAAACTCGGATTTAGCTGGGGCGGCCCTGTAAGTTTAGTCATGCTATACGACTTAAAAACAATGCGCTCACTCAAGAATACACATTTACAACAAGGATTATTGGTTCGCTTCTGTATTGGACTAGAACATGCTCAAGATTTAATCCAAGATATTCAAAATGCATTAAAACAACTGGAATGA
- the rplC gene encoding 50S ribosomal protein L3 gives MAIGLVGRKCGMTRIFTDAGVSVPVTVIEVDPNRITQIKTLETDGYQAIQVTTGERRESRVTNAQKGHFAKAGVAAGRLVKEFRVTEAELEGREVGGSIGVDLFTVGQIVDVTGQSKGKGFQGGVKRWNFRTQDATHGNSVSHRVLGSTGQNQTPGRVFKGKKMAGHLGDERVTVQGLEIVSIDAERSVLVVKGAIPGSTGGDVIVRPTIKA, from the coding sequence ATGGCTATTGGTTTAGTCGGTCGCAAATGTGGTATGACTCGCATCTTTACAGATGCTGGTGTATCTGTACCTGTTACAGTTATCGAAGTCGATCCAAACCGCATTACGCAAATCAAAACACTTGAAACTGATGGTTATCAAGCAATCCAAGTAACGACTGGTGAACGTCGTGAATCACGCGTAACTAACGCTCAGAAAGGTCACTTTGCTAAGGCTGGTGTTGCTGCTGGTCGTTTAGTTAAAGAGTTCCGCGTAACTGAAGCTGAGCTTGAAGGTCGTGAAGTTGGTGGTTCTATCGGTGTTGATTTGTTCACAGTTGGTCAAATTGTTGACGTAACTGGTCAATCAAAAGGTAAGGGCTTCCAAGGTGGTGTTAAGCGTTGGAACTTCCGTACGCAAGATGCTACTCATGGTAACTCTGTATCTCACCGTGTATTAGGTTCTACAGGTCAAAACCAAACACCTGGTCGCGTGTTCAAAGGCAAGAAAATGGCTGGTCACTTAGGTGATGAACGCGTAACAGTTCAAGGTCTTGAGATTGTATCTATTGACGCTGAACGTTCTGTTCTAGTTGTTAAGGGTGCTATTCCTGGTTCAACTGGCGGTGACGTTATCGTGCGTCCTACCATCAAGGCCTGA
- the hmpA gene encoding NO-inducible flavohemoprotein produces MTPQQIELVKATVPVLRENGVALTGYFYNRMLGNNPDLKETFNMGHQRSGAQAQALAGAVLAYAENIEDPSVLLPVVELIAHKHVSLNIQAPDYSIVGENLLHSISEVLSISMDDPLIDAWAAAYGQLADLFISTEKAIYDQHQQTKGSWLGWRNFKIAKKVIESDEITSFYLAPVDGSDLPKYEAGQYISVRVFVPELGIRQPRQYTLSTSPQADYLRISVKREDEKENLAAGWVSNTLHSLAEGSQIEVSAPTGNFYLIDHTKRNVFISGGVGLTPMIAMLNQLVTLDMPQPVSFIHACRSSQVHAMKKHIHDLKDKYPRLSTFTAYEFPHDGDILGIDYDIAGRLDLSNVDAALLPVNADYYLCGPMPFMAEQHKALIARGVPAQNIHSEAFGTGGVKLS; encoded by the coding sequence ATGACTCCGCAGCAAATTGAACTTGTAAAAGCAACCGTCCCTGTTCTTCGCGAAAATGGTGTCGCACTCACTGGTTATTTTTATAACCGCATGTTAGGAAACAATCCTGACCTAAAAGAAACTTTTAACATGGGGCACCAACGTAGTGGTGCTCAGGCTCAAGCACTAGCAGGTGCCGTTCTCGCTTATGCAGAAAATATTGAAGATCCATCAGTATTGCTGCCAGTAGTTGAATTGATTGCGCATAAACATGTCAGCCTCAATATTCAAGCACCTGATTACAGCATTGTGGGCGAAAACCTGCTGCACTCAATCAGTGAGGTCTTGAGTATCTCTATGGATGATCCACTCATTGATGCATGGGCTGCGGCATACGGACAATTGGCTGATTTATTTATCAGCACCGAAAAAGCGATTTATGATCAACACCAGCAAACAAAGGGTAGCTGGCTAGGTTGGCGTAATTTTAAAATCGCTAAAAAAGTAATTGAAAGCGATGAAATTACGTCGTTCTATTTAGCTCCTGTCGATGGTAGTGATTTACCCAAATATGAAGCAGGTCAATACATCTCTGTGCGGGTATTTGTACCTGAGTTAGGGATAAGACAACCACGTCAATATACGCTATCAACCTCACCTCAAGCTGACTATTTAAGAATTTCAGTCAAACGTGAAGATGAAAAAGAAAATTTAGCTGCGGGTTGGGTTTCCAATACCCTACACAGCTTAGCCGAGGGCTCACAAATCGAGGTATCAGCACCTACAGGCAACTTCTATCTGATTGATCATACAAAACGTAATGTATTTATTAGTGGGGGTGTCGGCTTAACTCCAATGATTGCGATGTTAAATCAACTTGTTACCTTAGATATGCCACAGCCTGTGAGCTTTATTCACGCATGTCGTAGTAGCCAAGTACATGCTATGAAAAAACATATTCATGATCTTAAAGATAAGTATCCCCGTCTTAGTACGTTTACAGCTTATGAATTTCCACATGACGGCGATATATTAGGTATTGATTATGATATTGCCGGGCGTTTAGACCTCAGCAATGTAGATGCGGCTTTATTACCTGTTAATGCAGATTATTACTTATGTGGCCCAATGCCATTTATGGCTGAACAACATAAAGCTTTAATCGCACGCGGTGTTCCTGCCCAGAATATTCACAGTGAAGCTTTTGGTACGGGTGGAGTCAAACTCAGCTAA
- a CDS encoding metal-dependent hydrolase → MKLLSFVKNKVLGSSIDYKILPRKVKFDWEKTPVDWIPNQPFASYFINEINNILPAGEFWFCRLYNKVLPQITDEKLKQDVQAFIRQEAMHAVAHTSANKEYLSQRNIDIQRNLNIMDFLFTKALADKPFDKEVPQFLEHQWDLFRLGVIATVEHMTCVLGKYALYNKRWEELGADPEMIDLIKWHGSEEIEHRTVAFDLYRHLGGGYIARYYLSVAVIIGVLGLWVDGAAHIMSQDPRFADKKPSLFKPWIWIEWYKQGRKDDQILPNPIWLVAQQIDYLMPWYDPVKEGNTQDAVNYLNSSPAAKRALQQAA, encoded by the coding sequence ATGAAATTACTATCATTTGTGAAGAACAAAGTTCTTGGTTCTTCGATTGACTATAAAATTCTCCCTCGAAAAGTAAAATTTGATTGGGAAAAAACACCAGTAGACTGGATTCCAAACCAGCCTTTTGCAAGTTATTTTATTAATGAAATTAATAATATATTACCTGCTGGTGAATTTTGGTTTTGCCGCTTGTACAACAAAGTACTCCCGCAAATTACCGATGAAAAATTAAAGCAAGATGTTCAAGCTTTTATTCGTCAAGAAGCCATGCACGCTGTGGCACACACTTCTGCAAACAAGGAATATCTAAGCCAGCGCAATATTGATATTCAACGTAATTTAAACATTATGGACTTCCTTTTCACCAAAGCGCTTGCAGACAAGCCTTTTGATAAAGAAGTACCACAATTTCTAGAGCATCAATGGGATTTATTCCGTCTAGGTGTTATTGCAACAGTTGAACATATGACCTGTGTACTGGGTAAATATGCACTTTACAATAAACGTTGGGAAGAATTAGGCGCAGACCCTGAGATGATCGATCTCATCAAATGGCATGGCTCTGAAGAGATCGAACACCGTACTGTTGCATTTGATCTTTATCGCCATTTAGGCGGTGGCTATATTGCTCGTTATTATCTCAGTGTTGCGGTGATTATCGGCGTACTGGGTTTATGGGTAGATGGCGCAGCGCATATCATGAGCCAAGATCCTCGCTTTGCGGATAAAAAACCAAGTTTATTTAAACCTTGGATCTGGATTGAATGGTATAAACAAGGTCGTAAAGATGACCAAATCCTCCCAAATCCAATTTGGCTCGTTGCGCAACAAATTGATTACCTCATGCCGTGGTATGATCCTGTCAAAGAAGGAAATACCCAAGATGCGGTCAACTATTTAAACAGCTCACCTGCTGCGAAACGCGCTTTACAACAAGCAGCTTAA
- the yihA gene encoding ribosome biogenesis GTP-binding protein YihA/YsxC has protein sequence MRQRQQSKDTKAKLAPKQKISYEKKADPALTEYAVQSLNWLRQAEFLMSAPKLALCVEDTGYEIAFAGRSNAGKSSAINALTNKKQLARASKKPGRTQMINFFSLGNPDQRLVDLPGYGYAAVPESMKIVWQKELENYLIHRKSLQGLVLLMDIRHPLQHFDLMMLEWAHSRHLFVHILLTKADKLNRGPANKTLLEVKQQLKKMKLDFSIQLFSSLNRIGLEELASVMAGRLNYTLDQPSEFDLDQIPEASETDVEE, from the coding sequence ATGCGTCAGCGTCAACAATCAAAAGACACCAAAGCCAAACTCGCACCTAAACAAAAAATCAGTTATGAAAAAAAGGCTGATCCTGCATTGACTGAATATGCAGTACAGTCTTTGAATTGGTTACGCCAAGCTGAGTTTTTAATGAGTGCGCCAAAACTGGCTTTATGCGTAGAAGATACGGGGTATGAAATTGCATTCGCAGGACGCTCAAACGCAGGTAAATCTAGCGCAATCAACGCCCTCACCAATAAAAAGCAATTAGCACGTGCCTCGAAAAAGCCGGGTCGCACACAAATGATCAACTTTTTTAGTTTAGGCAATCCAGACCAACGCCTTGTTGATTTACCGGGTTATGGTTATGCAGCCGTGCCAGAGTCAATGAAAATCGTATGGCAAAAAGAACTCGAAAACTATCTGATCCATCGTAAAAGCCTGCAAGGCTTAGTCTTATTAATGGATATTCGCCATCCTTTACAGCACTTTGATTTGATGATGCTGGAATGGGCTCATTCTCGTCATTTATTTGTTCACATTCTTTTAACTAAAGCAGATAAACTGAATCGTGGCCCAGCCAATAAAACACTATTGGAAGTCAAACAGCAATTGAAAAAAATGAAATTAGACTTTTCAATTCAACTATTTTCTTCACTGAATCGGATTGGCTTAGAAGAGCTCGCTAGTGTTATGGCGGGACGTCTGAATTATACCCTCGATCAACCCTCAGAGTTTGACCTTGATCAGATCCCTGAAGCTTCAGAAACAGATGTAGAAGAGTAA